Proteins from a genomic interval of Papaver somniferum cultivar HN1 chromosome 4, ASM357369v1, whole genome shotgun sequence:
- the LOC113273311 gene encoding uncharacterized protein LOC113273311 — translation MESQAGRSIMVKNVFNTILVHQMSSFNLPEDTINKMNSLQLRFWWNKKEKRGIFLTSWLGNCRTIADGGSTFRDLKLFNQALLAKSAWRLCTVRNSLWGGSLQDKYFKTLNALHAPKKADSTSSWKSISYALGFIYKYSFCSVGNRTQILIWKDKWIFNAGDPPSPADSGINTGSYTFVDELIDQERKVWKQDIISQLFDQETAAKILFMRIPLNSEDKLIWTKTKRGNFTVKSAYHVLYNNKYHNGEDQSITASNNLRKKI, via the coding sequence ATGGAATCTCAAGCAGGCAGGTCTATAATGGTTAAAAATGTCTTTAATACCATTCTAGTACACCAAATGAGTTCATTCAATCTCCCAGAGGatacaatcaacaaaatgaactcCTTGCAATTACGTTTCTGGTGGAACAAAAAGGAGAAGAGAGGTATATTCTTAACTTCTTGGTTAGGAAACTGCCGCACGATAGCTGATGGAGGATCAACCTTCAGGGATCTGAAATTGTTTAATCAGGCTCTTTTGGCGAAATCAGCATGGAGACTCTGTACAGTTAGAAATAGTTTATGGGGTGGTTCACTTCAAGATAAATACTTCAAAACTCTTAACGCTCTTCACGCCCCTAAAAAGGCAGACTCAACATCGTCTTGGAAGAGTATTAGTTATGCTTTGGGTTTCATATACAAGTACAGTTTTTGTTCAGTGGGCAATAGAACTCAGATCCTAATCTGGAAGGATAAGTGGATATTCAACGCAGGTGACCCTCCTTCTCCAGCAGATAGTGGAATTAATACTGGCAGTTATACTTTTGTAGATGAACTTATTGATCAGGAAAGAAAGGTTTGGAAACAGGATATCATCTCTCAACTATTCGACCAGGAAACAGCTGCAAAGATTCTTTTCATGAGAATTCCTTTAAATAGTGAGGATAAGCTCATCTGGACAAAAACAAAGCGAGGAAATTTCACGGTTAAGTCTGCCTATCATGTCCTATACAACAACAAATATCACAATGGAGAAGATCAATCAATAACTGCAAGCAATAACTTGCGGAAGAAAATTTAG
- the LOC113271617 gene encoding uncharacterized protein LOC113271617, translating to MANNDKFDLPEDLLSLKSSDLPWASSSSSKEIAGGHYDEKGMMGFLDETKDQGTLDNIIPLSPQWLHAKTSETKTGISGLPGEIRATNPMSHGNSIDLVLKEGWRLDGSQDKKDWRRNAPDTDNSLRWREEERETGLLGRRDRRKDNGSSRETADTRVLPSPDRWLDAGNRNSGQETRRDGKWSSRWGPEDKEKDSRTEKKLDVEREDIQNEKQLLGSSRATPDREIESRDKWRPRHRLEVHSAGSSVYRAAPGFGLERGKVEGSKVGFAPGRGRSSIIGRPSSACPIGAPPADTHGKSGVPGVSFHYPRGKLLDIYRKQKPTSNEIPDGLKEVSSMGQTGLVEPLAFVVPSVEEGAVLNDIWNGKITGSGVFSDSSRDKMSSEGVTGDPYLKEGEYSFSAEVGKIDQSDGFTTTFLKVDDTSNVRQLDRSHHNDLQSRVSACIKHVTSEDFESSASLNAGAKLPDEPTSFNLPIFQNSDSNDIKNGEPNVSERGPSPEEMSLYYRDPQGETQGPFLGADIISWFDQGFFGPDLLVCPSDAPEGTPFQELGEVMPLLKLKPWSDSAATPFSRVEPCDAVGSFDQPAPTMVPDFMGLTVSGDQKWGTSEFENLSAAQVHSLISKSEDPVEPHDSEVERFHEFIAQNEESMLSGRSDCSSEIPVGEPSGIVHDNLTSFTSHPFLSNDNQLHNRTGRPELAEPNMPQIKDNQLHPFGLTWSELESVPSRHVQSSSMLSGISDQGHFINPTAGRDVSLPLHRQSSFGAVSDSAHGGEAWGDSYRRSLLSNTNPLLDYSDARHLSRLEQDNNHFLTEQLMAQQLQQQNQHKNLMSSHSSQYLNGSFLEQLPSSAMSEGRIPLHHQQQNPDLEHLMKLRFQRQRQYQLQLQQQQQQQKLQQQQQLQHQMQLQQQQQQQSKVQQFVLEQLLHQQLHDPGYGQSRIDHHRGNNMLDQALLRQQHLHELQQHHSLSSATVDPSLEQLIQAKYGQRIQHEQQSDILELLSRAKHGQLHPLEHQALLQQEQLHARQFSMALRQQMGLEEERHVSDIWPADESAQFIRSVAGSHQAHSAGIGSLDLYQRQQRFAEEQASLLERNRAIQERLQRRPYEPSALPFERSSSLPTGGPAMNLDALNAFPHPQIQDMPDWHTQVHVSGQAGSFSSGMHSQQPQVPSQFKASHLDGIGSQWSESKGHQDNRWIEARIQKLKLESEQYRRQLEVNSLPSDEQSSWVPTGGTDESSKQALFDALHQKLGVHSTQPLQMGDMVPASSFERKDPSWPFSGSSSSEHVFNLFGGQEEGKSFAEVPHGSDSTNLLQDQFIRLGMDEQSSCLESSEIKLHEHNTGILPEEEHSVSGVSEIPQSTQADTNTTEPSEDKDLAEEKDEKKGKKRGSKTKGSTNKTSLELQEGMAEQAKPSAIQRVELPANTPIRHTSLGTTGGNAGTHNYEMGMDSRAREDMTKGRISSAISKGQDNTPMRRPPVSRVLSSQEALSDMASVSTAGKSSMSTVPLHDGGKRNAGGNPVNHASVTVAAGNKKDVMAFRRTSSCSDASDVLETSFIDMLKSNSKKPSIPDSDAGMSELSDAGAGRGGKKKGKKGRQIDPALLGFKVTSNRIMMGEIQRLDD from the exons ATGGCGAATAATGATAAGTTTGATTTACCAGAAGATCTCCTTTCGTTGAAATCTTCTGATTTACCTtgggcttcttcttcttcttctaaag AAATTGCAGGTGGACATTATGACGAAAAAGGGATGATGGGATTTCTGGATGAGACAAAAG ATCAGGGGACACTGGATAACATCATACCATTATCTCCCCAATGGCTGCATGCTAAAACAAGTGAAACTAAGACAGGAATATCTGGCTTGCCAGGG GAAATAAGGGCCACAAACCCCATGTCTCATGGTAACTCAATAGATTTGGTTCTGAAAGAAGGTTGGCGTCTGGATGGGTCTCAGGACAAGAAGGATTGGAGAAGAAATGCACCCGACACTGATAATAGTCTCCGGTGGCGTGAAGAAGAGAGAGAAACTGGATTACTAGGTAGAAGAGATCGTAGAAAAGACAATGGCTCCAGTAGAGAAACTGCTGATACTCGAGTTTTGCCTTCCCCTGATAGGTGGCTTGATGCTGGTAATCGTAATTCTGGGCAGGAAACACGACGAGATGGAAAATGGTCTTCAAGATGGGGACCTGAAGATAAAGAGAAGGATTCTCGCACTGAGAAAAAGTTGGATGTGGAGAGAGAGGACATCCAGAATGAAAAACAGTTGCTTGGCAGCAGTCGTGCAACTCCGGATCGTGAAATAGAATCTCGTGATAAATGGAGGCCACGCCATCGACTGGAAGTTCATTCTGCTGGGTCTTCAGTTTATCGTGCTGCACCTGGATTTGGGCTTGAGAGAGGAAAGGTGGAGGGTTCAAaagtaggatttgctcctggtcGTGGGAGGTCCAGCATTATTGGCAGGCCTTCGTCTGCTTGTCCAATTGGTGCTCCCCCTGCAGATACACATGGAAAATCTGGCGTGCCTGGGGTATCATTTCACTACCCAAGGGGAAAGCTTCTTGATATTTATCGGAAACAAAAGCCTACATCTAACGAAATTCCTGATGGGTTAAAAGAAGTGTCTTCAATGGGGCAAACGGGCTTAGTTGAACCGTTGGCGTTTGTTGTACCTAGTGTCGAAGAAGGG GCTGTTCTCAATGATATTTGGAATGGAAAAATTACAGGCAGTGGAGTGTTTTCAGATTCATCCAGAGACAAGATGAGCAGCGAAGGTGTCACAG GGGATCCTTATCTTAAAGAAGGAGAGTATAGTTTTTCTGCTGAAGTTGGTAAGATAGACCAGAGTGATGGTTTCACAACAACATTTCTGAAGGTCGATGATACCAGCAATGTAAGACAGCTTGACAGAAGTCATCACAATGACCTGCAATCTAGAGTATCTGCATGTATTAAGCATGTTACATCCGAAGATTTTGAGTCTTCTGCTTCCTTGAATGCTGGCGCAAAATTACCCGATGAACCTACTTCTTTTAATCTCCCAATTTTCCAGAATTCTGATAGCAACGATATTAAGAATGGAGAACCAAATGTATCAGAAAGGGGTCCCTCACCTGAGGAGATGAGTTTGTACTACAGGGATCCTCAAGGGGAGACTCAGGGCCCATTTTTAGGTGCTGACATCATTTCATGGTTTGATCAAGGCTTTTTTGGGCCTGATTTACTGGTTTGTCCGTCAGATGCTCCAGAAGGAACACCTTTTCAAGAACTTGGAGAGGTCATGCCACTACTGAAACTTAAGCCATGGTCCGACTCAGCCGCCACCCCTTTCTCTAGGGTAGAACCATGTGATGCTGTTGGCAGCTTTGATCAGCCTGCACCCACCATGGTTCCTGACTTTATGGGTCTAACTGTTTCTGGTGATCAGAAGTGGGGAACATCAGAGTTTGAGAATCTTTCAGCTGCCCAGGTGCATTCTTTAATTTCAAAAAGTGAAGATCCAGTGGAACCTCATGACTCTGAGGTTGAACGCTTTCATGAATTCATCGCTCAAAATGAAG AATCTATGCTATCTGGAAGATCTGATTGTAGCAGTGAGATTCCTGTTGGGGAGCCTTCTGGGATCGTTCATGATAACTTGACAAGTTTTACCAGCCATCCTTTCCTTTCAAATGATAATCAGTTGCATAACCGAACTGGAAGACCTGAGTTGGCAGAACCCAACATGCCACAGATCAAAGATAATCAGTTGCATCCCTTTGGACTAACATGGTCTGAGCTCGAAAGTGTTCCATCTAGGCATGTCCAGTCGTCTAGTATGCTGTCTGGAATAAGTGATCAGGGCCATTTTATAAACCCTACAGCTGGAAGGGATGTCTCTCTTCCCCTCCACAGGCAGAGCTCCTTTGGAGCAGTATCTGATTCCGCTCACGGTGGGGAGGCGTGGGGTGATAGTTACAGAAGAAGTTTACTTTCAAATACTAACCCTCTCCTAGATTACTCCGATGCTCGCCACTTGTCTCGCTTGGAACAAGACAACAACCACTTTCTGACAGAGCAGTTGATGGCGCAACAGTTGCAGCagcaaaatcaacacaaaaatctAATGTCTTCACACTCTTCTCAGTATCTGAATGGTTCATTTTTGGAGCAATTACCAAGTTCTGCTATGTCTGAGGGAAGAATTCCTCTTCACCATCAACAACAAAATCCAGATCTGGAACATCTTATGAAACTTCGGTTTCAACGTCAGCGGCAGTATCAGCTTcaattgcagcagcagcagcagcagcaaaaactgcagcagcaacaacagcttcAGCACCAGATGCaattgcagcaacaacagcagcaacagtccAAAGTTCAACAGTTCGTTCTTGAACAGTTGCTGCATCAGCAGCTGCATGATCCTGGTTATGGGCAATCGCGGATTGATCACCATAGAGGCAATAACATGCTAGATCAGGCATTATTGAGGCAACAGCATCTACATGAGTTGCAGCAACACCATTCTTTATCATCTGCAACTGTCGACCCTTCCTTGGAGCAGTTAATCCAAGCCAAATACGGACAGCGCATACAACATGAACAACAAAGTGATATTCTGGAGCTCCTATCACGAGCAAAGCATGGCCAGTTACATCCTTTGGAACATCAAGCTCTTCTTCAGCAAGAGCAGTTGCATGCAAGGCAGTTCTCCATGGCATTAAGGCAGCAGATGGGTTTGGAAGAAGAGAGGCATGTGAGTGACATTTGGCCAGCTGATGAATCTGCACAGTTCATCAGGTCAGTTGCTGGCTCCCACCAGGCTCACTCTGCAGGGATTGGTTCCTTGGATCTTTACCAGCGGCAGCAGAGATTTGCCGAGGAGCAAGCGAGCCTTCTAGAGAGAAACCGTGCTATACAGGAACGGCTGCAGCGTAGGCCTTACGAGCCAAGCGCACTGCCGTTTGAAAGGTCATCATCTCTCCCTACTGGTGGTCCTGCTATGAACCTTGATGCTCTAAATGCATTCCCTCATCCTCAAATTCAGGACATGCCGGACTGGCATACCCAGGTGCATGTTTCTGGTCAAGCGGGTTCATTTTCGTCAGGCATGCACTCTCAGCAGCCGCAAGTTCCTTCACAGTTTAAGGCCTCACATCTGGATGGAATAGGGAGCCAGTGGTCTGAGAGTAAAGGACATCAAGATAATAGGTGGATAGAAGCTCGAATTCAGAAACTGAAACTTGAATCTGAGCAGTACAGAAGGCAATTAGAAGTTAACAGCTTGCCATCCGATGAGCAGAGCTCCTGGGTACCAACAGGAGGAACTGACGAGAGCTCGAAGCAGGCTTTGTTTGATGCACTCCATCAGAAATTGGGTGTTCACTCTACTCAACCTTTACAAATGGGCGATATGGTTCCTGCTTCATCCTTCGAGAGAAAGGATCCCTCTTGGCCATTTTCTGGGTCCAGTTCATCGGAGCATGTATTTAATTTGTTCGGAGGTCAAGAAGAAGGCAAATCTTTTGCAGAAGTACCTCATGGTTCTGATTCAACCAACTTATTGCAGGATCAGTTTATACGCTTGGGCATGGATGAACAGTCCAGTTGTTTGGAAAGCAGTGAAATTAAACTCCATGAACATAATACTGGGATATTGCCTGAAGAAGAGCATTCTGTTTCAGGCGTGAGTGAGATTCCTCAGTCTACTCAAGCAGATACCAACACTACCGAACCATCAGAAGACAAAGACTTGGCCGAGGAAAAGGATGAGAAAAAGGGAAAGAAGCGTGGCTCTAAAACCAAGGGTTCGACTAATAAAACCTCTCTAGAGTTACAGGAAGGCATGGCTGAGCAAGCCAAACCCAGTGCTATACAACGCGTGGAGCTTCCTGCTAACACTCCAATCAGGCATACTTCTCTCGGAACTACTG GTGGAAATGCGGGCACCCATAATTATGAGATGGGAATGGACAGTAGAGCTCGTGAAGATATGACCAAGGGCAG AATATCTTCTGCCATCTCCAAGGGGCAGGACAACACTCCAATGAGGCGTCCACCAGTTTCACGGGTTTTGTCATCCCAGGAGGCTTTATCAGATATGGCTTCTGTCTCAACTGCTGGAAAGAGTTCAATGAGTACTGTTCCACTCCATGATG GTGGGAAACGGAATGCCGGAGGGAATCCTGTGAACCATGCGTCAGTTACTGTAGCAGCTGGTAATAAGAAAGATGTTATGGCATTTCGGAGGACATCGTCATGCAGTGATGCATCGGATGTTTTAGAGACCTCATTTATAGATATGCTGAAGAGCAACTCCAAAAAGCCATCAATACCAGACTCAGACGCGGGTATGTCAGAGTTATCAGATGCTGGTGCAGGTAGAGGTGGaaagaagaaagggaagaaaggAAGGCAAATTGATCCTGCTCTCCTTGGTTTTAAGGTGACCAGCAACCGTATCATGATGGGTGAGATCCAACGTCTTGACGACTAG